CGGGTCTGGAGCGCTACGCAGCCGGGTCCTGGCGGCGCGAGCCCGGCGTGTAAGTCGCCGCGCCCTGGACTATCCTGGGCGCATGATGCAGGTCCGCCGCAGCGACGAGCGGGGCCACGCGCAGCACGGCTGGCTGGAGAGCCGCCACACCTTCTCGTTCGCCGACTACCACGACCCGAAGTTCATGGGCTTCCGGGCCTTGCGCGTGATCAACGAGGACTGGGTGCAGCCCGGCAAGGGCTTCCCGCCGCACTCACACCGCGACATGGAGATCGTGACCTGCGTGCTCGAGGGAGCGCTCGAGCACAAGGACAGCATGGGAAACACCTCGATCATCCGGCCGGGCGAGCTGCAGCGCATGACCGCGGGCCGCGGCGTGACTCACAGCGAGTTCAACGCCTCGCGCGACGCGCTGGTGCACCTGCTGCAGATCTGGATCCTGCCTGAGACCCCGGGCCTGCAGCCCGGCTACGAGCAGCGTGACTTCGGCTCGGGCCCGATGCGCGATCGGCTGCGCCTGGTGGCCTCGCGCGACGGCCGCGAGGGCTCGCTCACCGTGCACCAGGACGTGTCACTCCACCTGGGCCGGCTGCCGCAGGGCGCGAAGATCGCGCACCCGCTCGCGACCGAGCGCCATGCCTGGCTGCAGGTCGCGCGCGGCTCGCTGCGCGCCAACGGCGAGACGCTCGGCGCCGGCGACGGCGCCGCGGTCTCGGGCGAGCGCGCGCTCGAGCTCGAGGCGCTCGACGCCGCGCAGCTCCTGGTCTTCGATCTCGCGTAGGATGACCTCATGAGTGGATTCCTGATCCGGTTGGCGGTCAACGCCCTGGGGCTCTGGGTTGCCGATTTGTTGCTCGACGGAATTTCGATCGACGGCACGGGCTCGTTGATCTTCGCCGCGCTGATCTTCGGCCTGGTGAACGCCCTGGTTCGCCCGATCTTCGTGGTGCTCACCTTCCCACTCACCCTGCTGACCCTGGGCCTGTTCCTGCTGGTCGTGAACGCGGCCATGCTGGCGCTCGTGGCCGCGCTCGTGCCGGGCTTCCACGTCGCGGGCTTCGGCGCGGCGCTGCTCGGCGCGATCATCGTGAGCGTGGTCTCGTGGGCCGCGTCGGCCTGGATCGGACCTTCCGGCCGGTTCGAGGTGCTGGTCGTCGAGCGCCGCCCTCGGCCTTAGCCAGCCCGGCTCCTATACTGCTTCGACATGAAGCTTCTCGTGTTGCGCCACGACGTCGCGGAGGCGCGCGAGGCAGGTGCCGGACCGGACGCCGACGCGAAGCGGGCGCTCACCGGCGAGGGCCGCAAGCGTGCGGCGCGCGCCGGACGCGCCGTGGCGCGGCTGATCGGCGACCTCGACCTCCTGGCGACGAGCCCGCTGCGGCGCGCGCGAGAGACCGCCGAAGCCCTGGCGCGCGAGCTCGACGACGTGGAGCTCACCGAGACCGACGCGCTCGCACCGGGGCACTCGCCGGCGGAGCTCGCCGGCTGGCTCAGCCAGCAGGAGGGCATCGAGCAGGCGGCGATCGTCGGTCACGAGCCGGGCCTGAGTGAGTTCGTGACCTGGCTGGTGTCGGGTCTCTCGACGCCGTGGCTCGAGCTCGGCAAGGGCGGCGCGTGTCTGATCGAGCTGCCCGACCGCATCGCTCCCGGACAGGGGCGGCTCTTGTGGCTGCTGCGTCCCGGCCAGCTGCGAAAGCTGGGCTAGCGCATGGTGGAGCTCGAGCGCCCCGAGATGCTGCGACCCGCCGAGGAAGGCGCGCGCCTGGTGGCGCTGCGCCAGCTCGACGAGGCGCGGCTCGCGGTCGCGCGCGCGGGCGATCCCGAAGACGACGAGGCGATCCACGACGTGCGCGTCGCCCTGCGTCGGCTGCGCAGCACGCTCACCGCGTACCGCGGCTTTCTCGACGCCGAGGTTGCCGGCGGCGCGCTCGCGCGCGCGGGCAAGATCGCAGGTCAGATGGGTGGCGCGCGCGACTCGGAGGTGTGGCTCGCCTGGCTCGGGGGGCAGCTCGAGCACGCGCCCCGCGCGCGCCGCAGCGCGCTCGAGTCACTGCGCGCCGAGCTCCAGGCGGCCTTCCGGCTGGAGCGCGCGCACGCGCTCGAGGGCCTGGGCGACCGCTTCGAAGAGCTCGAGGCGGAGCTGCGCTCGAGTCTCTCGACCTATGCCGCGCCCGTGACGGCCGGGCCCGCGCCGGCCGGGCCGCGCTTCGCGCTGGCCGCGAGCGACGCGCTGCGCACGGCGGCGGCCGAGCTCGAGCATGCGCTGGCGGCGGTGACCGGCCCGAACGACGCGCACGCCGAGCACCAGGCGCGCATCGCGGCCAAGCGCGTGCGCTACGTGCTCGAGCCCCTGCGGCGACTCACCGAAGGGGGGCAGGACGTGCTGGTCGAGCTCAAGCGCCTGCAGGACGTGCTCGGCGACCGGCACGACCGCGACCGGCTCGCGCTGCGCCTGCGCGGCGCGCTCGAGCGCGCGGCGCTGGCCACGGCCCAGGGCTTGTTCGCTGCGGTGCGCGCCCACGACGAGCGCGCCGCGCGCGCGCTGCGCGCCCGGCGCACGGAGAAGGCGCTGCTCGAGCTCCTGCGCCGCTCCGCCGAGGAGAGCGACGCGGGGTTCGCGGAGCTCGCGGCCTCGTGGCTCTCGGGCAAGGACGCCCCGTTCCTGGCCCGGCTCGCGCAGATCGTCGAGTCACTGCGCCGCATGGGCGCGCCGCCGCAGGAGATCGAGCGCAAGTATCTGCTGCGCGGCCTGCCGGAGCGGCTGCACGCGGCGGAGGCGATCGAGATCGAGCAGGGCTACCTCCCGGGCGGCGCCGTGCGCGAACGGCTGCGGCGGGCGGTCGGGCCGCGCGGCACGCGCTGCACGCGCACCGTGAAGGTCGGCACGGGCCGCGTGCGCGCCGAGTACGAGGAGGAGATCTCGCCCGGCGAGTTCGCGCGCCTGTGGCCGCTCACCGAGTCGGCGCGCCTGCGCAAGCGCCGCTACCGCGTGCCCGAGGGCGCGCTCACCTGGGAGATCGACGAGTTTCTCGACCGGTCGCTCGTGCTGGCCGAGATCGAGCTGCCGACCGAAGACACCGAGGTGGTCGTGCCCGACTGGCTCGAGCCCCAGCTCGTGCGCGAAGTCACCGGCGAGGCCGAGTACTCCAACGCCCAGATCGCCGCCGGCTAGCCCGGCCGCGGGTGCGCGGCGAAGAACTGCCACAGCACGCCCGTCGCATCGAGCTTCTTGGGCGGGGGCGGCAGGAGCCGCGAGCGCCGGCTCGCCACCGGCCAGGTGTGCTTGCCGCGCTCGATCTCCCACAGCTCGACGCCCGTCCCGCCGCCGCAGGCGTAGCGCCGGCGAGTCACGTCGGGGTTGGGTGACTCGATGCGGGGCGTCGGATCGCAGCCATCGCGCTCGATCCAGAAGTCGATCGCGCGCTCGGTCGTGGGGTAGCTTATGCCCAGCGCCCCGGGACCGCCGGCGAGCGGCACGAAGTCGTCGCGCGTGCCGTGCAGGTGCACGACCGAGACGGGCGCGGCCGGCGCGCAGCCGGGAGTCACGAGCGCGCCCGCGACCACGCCCACCGCCGCGAACGTGTCACCCGCCTCGCACGCCAGCCGGTAGGCCATCATGCCGCCGTTCGAGAGACCCGCGGCGAAGACCCGCCGGCGGTCGATCGGCAGCACGGCCGCGGCGTCGTCGACCAGCGCGCGCAGGAAGGCCACGTCGTCCGCCGCGCCGCAGCACACTCCCGCGTTCCAGCGCCGCTGGTAGAGCGCCGTGGCTTCGGGGTAGGCGACCGCGAAGCCGCGCCAGTCGGCCTCTTCCGAGAAGCCGGTCTGCGCCTCGATCGCCCCGGCGCTCCCGCCCGAGCCGTGCAGCACCACCACGAGCGGCAGGTCCGTGCCGGGCCAGAGCGCGGGCGCGTGCAGCACGTAGCTGCGCTCCAGCCCGGCTGCGTGCAGCGTGCGCAGCGCGTCGCCTGCGTCTCCGGCGCGCGCGGCCGCGGCGAACGACACGAGGGCGAGCGCGAGAAGCCGCACGCCTCTGGATCGGCCGCGCGTCAGCGCCGCTCGAGCAGGCGCCGGGTCGCGGCCGACGCACCGGGCCCGGGCTCGCTGCGCAGGTCGCGGCGAGTCACCTCGTTGCCATCGGCGTCGGTGACTCGCATGCGCGGCAGCCTGCGGCCCGTGCGCCGGTCGCGCACGATCACGGGCTCGCCGCCGGGTCCGAACACCCACTCATCGGACCACTCGCGCATCGCGGTCAGGAGCGGCAGCAGCGCCTCGCCCTTGGGCGTGAGCCGGTACTCGGCGCCGTCGTGCGCGAAGATGCCGTGCTCGACCAGGTGCGCGAGCCGGCGCGAGAGGATGTTCTTGGCGATGCCGAGGCTCTTCTCGAAGTCGCTGAAGCGGCGCGTGCCGAAGAAGGCGTCGCGCACGATCAAGAGCGTCCACCAGTCGCCCAGCGCCTCGAGCGCCTGGGCGATGCCGCAGTTCATCTGGCTGAAACGCTTGCGACCCATCCCGGCGGGATTGTAGGCGAAAATCGTCCCGGTTGCATAAAGAAACCACGGCGGGCTAGATTCCGGCCGTGGCGGAGCGAACGGCCGTCGTCACGGGCGTGGGACCGGGAACGGGAGCGGCGCTGGTGCGCCGTTTCGCGGCCGACGGCTACCGCGTGGCGATGCTGGCGCGCGACAAGGCGCGGCTCGAGGCGCTGGCGCGCGAAGTGCCGGGCACGGCCCCCTACCCGGTCGACGTGGCGGACCTGGACGCGCTGCGCGACTCACTCGCGCGCGTGCGGGCCGAGCTCGGCGCCCCCAGCGTGCTCTTGCACAACGCCGTCGCGGGCGGCTTCGGCGCGTTCGACACGGTGCGGCCCGAGGATCTGGAGCAGCGCTTCCGCGTGAACGTGACTGCGCTGCTGGTGCTGGCCCAGGAGCTGGCGCCCGGCATGGTCGCCGCGGGCGGCGGCGCGATCGTGGCCACGGGCAACACCTCGGCCTGGCGCGGCAAGGCCGCGTTCGCGGGCTTCGCGCCCACCAAGGCCGCGCAGCGCATCCTGTGCCAGTCACTGGCGCGCGCGCTCGGGCCGCAGGGCGTGCACGTGGCCTACGTGGTGATCGACGCGGTGATCGATGTGCCCTGGACGCGCCGCGCCTATCCCGACCGGCCCGACGACTTCTTCATCCGCCCCGCCGGCATCGCCGACGCGGTGCACCACCTGGTGCACCAGGAACGCTCGGCCTGGACCTTCGAGCTCGACCTTCGACCCTTCAAGGAGAACTGGTAGTGGCAGCCGCGAACACGAGTGAGTGGAAGTCGACCGCGTGCATCCTGTGCGAGTGCAACTGCGGCATCGAGGTCCAGCTCGGCGGACCGGAGGGCCGCAACCTGGTGCGCGTGCGCGGCGACGATGCGCACCCCGCCTCGAAGGGCTACGCGTGCGAGAAGCCCTCGCGCCTCGACTTCTACCAGAACGGCCCGCACCGACTCACAAAGCCGCTGCGCCGGCGCGCGGACGGCAGCTTCGAGGAGATCGACTGGGACACCGCCATCCGCGAGGTCGCGCAGAAGCTCTCCGCGGTGCGCGACGCGCACGGCGGTGAATCGATCTTCTATTACGGCGGCGGCGGCCAGGGGAATCACCTGCCCGGCGCGTACGGGCGCTCGACCAAGTCGGCGCTGGGCATGCGCTACCAGGCGAGCGCGCTCTCGCAGGAGAAGACCGGCGAGTTCTGGGTCGCGCAGAAGATGGTCGGCGGCTACTCGCGCGGCGACTTCGAGCACTGCGAGGTCGGGCTGTTCATCGGCAAGAACCCTTGGTTCTCGCACTCGATCCCGCGCGCGCGGGTCACGCTGCGCGAGATCGCGAACGACCCGAAGCGCTGCCTCGTCGTGATCGACCCGCGGCTCACCGAGACCGCGGAGCTGGCCGACATCCACCTGCGCGTGCGCCCGGGCGGCGACGCGTTCCTGCTCGCGGCGCTGGTGGCCGTGATCGTGCAAGAGGGCCTGGCGAAGCGCGACTGGCTGGCAGCCCACGCCGACGGCCTCGACGAGGTCCTGCCTCACTTCGAGTCACTCGATGTGGCGGCCTACGCCCAGAAGAGCGGCGTGCCCGAGGAGCAGGTGCGCGCGGCCGCGCGGCGCATCGCCGCCGCCGAGAGCATGGCCACCTTCGAGGACCTGGGCGTGCAGATGAGCCTGCACTCCACGCTCGTGTCGTACCTGCACAAGCTGCTCGTGCTGCTCACCGGGAACTTCGGCAAGCAGGGCGCCGACTACCGGCCGAGCACGCTGGTGGCGCTGGCAGGCGGGGGCGACGACGGGCGCCGCACGCCGGTCACCGGTGCGCGCATCATCGGCGGACTCACGCCCTGCAACGTGATTCCCGACGAGATCCTGACCGACCACCCAGAGCGCTTCCGGGCGCTCCTGGTCGAGAGCGGGAACCCCGCGCACTCGCTGGCGGACAGCGCGCGCATGCGCGAGGCGATCGCGTCACTCGAGTGCGTGGTCGTGATCGACGTGGCGTTCACGGAGACCGCGCGGCTGGCGCACTACGTGCTTCCGGTCGCGAGTCAGTTCGAGAAGGCCGAGGCCACCTTCTTCAACTTCGAGTTTCCCCACAACTACTTCCACCTGCGCAAGCGGCTCATGGCGCCGCTGCCCGGGCTGTTCTCGGAGGCCGAGCTGCACGCGCGCCTGTGCGAGGCGCTGGGCGCGCTGCCCGCCGACGCGGTGACTGCCCTGCGCGCGGCCTGGCAGGAAGGCCGGCTGGCCTTCCGGAACAAGTTCTTCGAGCTGGCGGGCGGCAATCCGCGGCTGCTCGGCGTGGCGCCCGCGCTGCTCTACCGCGCGATCGGAGACCTCTTGCCCGAGGGCCTGGCGGAGGGCGCCGCCGTGTGGGCGCTGTGTCAGCTCGCGGCGCCGCGCCAGCTCGAGTCACTGCACCGGGCGGGCTTCCTGGGCGAGGCGCCCGACGCCGCCGACGCGCTGTTCGACGCGCTGCTCGCGGCGAAGAGCGCGGTGGTGTTCTCGATCGACGACTGGGAGGAGAGCTTCGCGCGGGTCACGACACCGAACCGACGCATCCAGCTCGCGGTGCCCGAGCTCTTCCCCGAGCTCGACGCGCTGGCCGGCGAGCCGCCGCCCGGCTCGAGCGCCGAGTTCCCGTTCGTGCTGTCCGCGGGCGAGCGCCGCTCGTTCACCGCCAACACCATCTTCCGCAACCCCGACTGGCGCCGGAAGGACCGCGGCGGCGCGCTGCGCATGAACCCCGAGGACGCGACACGGATCGGTGTCGCCGAGGGCGGGCGCGCGCGCGTCACCACCAAGCGCGGCAGCGCCGAAGTCACGGTCGAGCTCTCCGACCGCATGCTGCCGGGCCACGTGTCGCTGCCGAACGGCCTGGGCGTGGACTTCCCGACCGGCGAGGTGCGCGCCAAGACCGGCGTCGCGCCCAACGACCTCACGGCCAGCGAGGACCGCGACTGGCTGGCGGGCACGCCCTGGCACAAGCACACGCCGGCGCGCATCGAGGCGCTGTGAGTCGCGCGCCGGTCCTGCGCGTCTTCTCCTATCTGCCGAACCCGCGCCTGGCCAAGGCCACGATCGCGGCGCGTCTGTGCGGGGTCGAGCTCGAGGTGCGCGGCGCCGCGCCACGCGAGCTCGGCGGCTGGCTGTGGGACTTCGATGCACGGCCGCTGGCGCCGGGTGAGTCGCCCGCAGCCAGCGCGCGCAGCGCGCGCACCGGCTTCGCCGGCACGCTGCACAAGACCGACGCCTTCCTCGCGGCACACCCGTTCGGCACGGTGCCCGCCGCCTTCAGCCCCGACGGCCGGACCGGCGTCTTCGAGTCGAACAGCATCCTGCGCGCGGTGGTGCGCGTGAGTGGCGACCCGGCGGGCCTCTACGGCGGCCAGGACCCGTACGCCGCCTCGCGCATCGACTCCTTCCTCGACGCCAGCCTGGTGTTCGCGCGCGACGCTCAGGTCTACCTGCTGAAGCTCTCGGGCGGGCGCATCAAGCGTCCGCTGCACGAGCGCACGCAGGAGGCGCGCGACGGCTACCTGGCCGGGATCGAGCAGGCGCTCGCGCCGGACCGCCCCTTCATCTGCGGCGACTCACTCAGCCTGGCCGACCTGGTGTTCGCGGCCGAGCTCACGCTCTTCTCGGCAGAGCGCGCGAACCGCAAGCTGCTCGACGAGGCCGGCCTGCCCCCGCTGTGGAGCGACGAGCTGCGCACGCGCTTCCCGCGGGCCCTCGCCCACTTCGACCGGCTGTGCGCGCACCCGGCGTTCGCGCCCGACCTCGGACCCTATCTCGCCAAGCTTCAGTCGATCTCGACGGTGTAGACGATCCGGTCCGGGCTGACGCGCGCGCTCGTCACGCGCACCTCGCGCCCGCCCGACTGATTGCGCGAGGTGTATTCGATGAAGCCCTCGCCCACGAAGCGCAGCAGCTCCGGGAACTCGCGCGCGTCGTCGATCACGATCTGGAACGGGTGCCGGCCCTCCTGGGTCTCGAAGGTCCAGCGCGTGAAGTTGTACAAGACACTCGACAGCGTGGTGGCGATCCTGCCCGCGCGCTTGC
The sequence above is drawn from the Myxococcota bacterium genome and encodes:
- a CDS encoding pirin family protein; the encoded protein is MMQVRRSDERGHAQHGWLESRHTFSFADYHDPKFMGFRALRVINEDWVQPGKGFPPHSHRDMEIVTCVLEGALEHKDSMGNTSIIRPGELQRMTAGRGVTHSEFNASRDALVHLLQIWILPETPGLQPGYEQRDFGSGPMRDRLRLVASRDGREGSLTVHQDVSLHLGRLPQGAKIAHPLATERHAWLQVARGSLRANGETLGAGDGAAVSGERALELEALDAAQLLVFDLA
- a CDS encoding phage holin family protein yields the protein MSGFLIRLAVNALGLWVADLLLDGISIDGTGSLIFAALIFGLVNALVRPIFVVLTFPLTLLTLGLFLLVVNAAMLALVAALVPGFHVAGFGAALLGAIIVSVVSWAASAWIGPSGRFEVLVVERRPRP
- a CDS encoding histidine phosphatase family protein, producing the protein MKLLVLRHDVAEAREAGAGPDADAKRALTGEGRKRAARAGRAVARLIGDLDLLATSPLRRARETAEALARELDDVELTETDALAPGHSPAELAGWLSQQEGIEQAAIVGHEPGLSEFVTWLVSGLSTPWLELGKGGACLIELPDRIAPGQGRLLWLLRPGQLRKLG
- a CDS encoding CHAD domain-containing protein, with the translated sequence MVELERPEMLRPAEEGARLVALRQLDEARLAVARAGDPEDDEAIHDVRVALRRLRSTLTAYRGFLDAEVAGGALARAGKIAGQMGGARDSEVWLAWLGGQLEHAPRARRSALESLRAELQAAFRLERAHALEGLGDRFEELEAELRSSLSTYAAPVTAGPAPAGPRFALAASDALRTAAAELEHALAAVTGPNDAHAEHQARIAAKRVRYVLEPLRRLTEGGQDVLVELKRLQDVLGDRHDRDRLALRLRGALERAALATAQGLFAAVRAHDERAARALRARRTEKALLELLRRSAEESDAGFAELAASWLSGKDAPFLARLAQIVESLRRMGAPPQEIERKYLLRGLPERLHAAEAIEIEQGYLPGGAVRERLRRAVGPRGTRCTRTVKVGTGRVRAEYEEEISPGEFARLWPLTESARLRKRRYRVPEGALTWEIDEFLDRSLVLAEIELPTEDTEVVVPDWLEPQLVREVTGEAEYSNAQIAAG
- a CDS encoding PHB depolymerase family esterase — its product is MRLLALALVSFAAAARAGDAGDALRTLHAAGLERSYVLHAPALWPGTDLPLVVVLHGSGGSAGAIEAQTGFSEEADWRGFAVAYPEATALYQRRWNAGVCCGAADDVAFLRALVDDAAAVLPIDRRRVFAAGLSNGGMMAYRLACEAGDTFAAVGVVAGALVTPGCAPAAPVSVVHLHGTRDDFVPLAGGPGALGISYPTTERAIDFWIERDGCDPTPRIESPNPDVTRRRYACGGGTGVELWEIERGKHTWPVASRRSRLLPPPPKKLDATGVLWQFFAAHPRPG
- a CDS encoding helix-turn-helix domain-containing protein codes for the protein MGRKRFSQMNCGIAQALEALGDWWTLLIVRDAFFGTRRFSDFEKSLGIAKNILSRRLAHLVEHGIFAHDGAEYRLTPKGEALLPLLTAMREWSDEWVFGPGGEPVIVRDRRTGRRLPRMRVTDADGNEVTRRDLRSEPGPGASAATRRLLERR
- a CDS encoding SDR family NAD(P)-dependent oxidoreductase, with the translated sequence MAERTAVVTGVGPGTGAALVRRFAADGYRVAMLARDKARLEALAREVPGTAPYPVDVADLDALRDSLARVRAELGAPSVLLHNAVAGGFGAFDTVRPEDLEQRFRVNVTALLVLAQELAPGMVAAGGGAIVATGNTSAWRGKAAFAGFAPTKAAQRILCQSLARALGPQGVHVAYVVIDAVIDVPWTRRAYPDRPDDFFIRPAGIADAVHHLVHQERSAWTFELDLRPFKENW
- a CDS encoding molybdopterin-dependent oxidoreductase, whose translation is MAAANTSEWKSTACILCECNCGIEVQLGGPEGRNLVRVRGDDAHPASKGYACEKPSRLDFYQNGPHRLTKPLRRRADGSFEEIDWDTAIREVAQKLSAVRDAHGGESIFYYGGGGQGNHLPGAYGRSTKSALGMRYQASALSQEKTGEFWVAQKMVGGYSRGDFEHCEVGLFIGKNPWFSHSIPRARVTLREIANDPKRCLVVIDPRLTETAELADIHLRVRPGGDAFLLAALVAVIVQEGLAKRDWLAAHADGLDEVLPHFESLDVAAYAQKSGVPEEQVRAAARRIAAAESMATFEDLGVQMSLHSTLVSYLHKLLVLLTGNFGKQGADYRPSTLVALAGGGDDGRRTPVTGARIIGGLTPCNVIPDEILTDHPERFRALLVESGNPAHSLADSARMREAIASLECVVVIDVAFTETARLAHYVLPVASQFEKAEATFFNFEFPHNYFHLRKRLMAPLPGLFSEAELHARLCEALGALPADAVTALRAAWQEGRLAFRNKFFELAGGNPRLLGVAPALLYRAIGDLLPEGLAEGAAVWALCQLAAPRQLESLHRAGFLGEAPDAADALFDALLAAKSAVVFSIDDWEESFARVTTPNRRIQLAVPELFPELDALAGEPPPGSSAEFPFVLSAGERRSFTANTIFRNPDWRRKDRGGALRMNPEDATRIGVAEGGRARVTTKRGSAEVTVELSDRMLPGHVSLPNGLGVDFPTGEVRAKTGVAPNDLTASEDRDWLAGTPWHKHTPARIEAL
- a CDS encoding glutathione S-transferase family protein; amino-acid sequence: MSRAPVLRVFSYLPNPRLAKATIAARLCGVELEVRGAAPRELGGWLWDFDARPLAPGESPAASARSARTGFAGTLHKTDAFLAAHPFGTVPAAFSPDGRTGVFESNSILRAVVRVSGDPAGLYGGQDPYAASRIDSFLDASLVFARDAQVYLLKLSGGRIKRPLHERTQEARDGYLAGIEQALAPDRPFICGDSLSLADLVFAAELTLFSAERANRKLLDEAGLPPLWSDELRTRFPRALAHFDRLCAHPAFAPDLGPYLAKLQSISTV